A genomic segment from Perognathus longimembris pacificus isolate PPM17 chromosome 15, ASM2315922v1, whole genome shotgun sequence encodes:
- the Serpinb2 gene encoding plasminogen activator inhibitor 2 — MEDLYVANTIFALNFFKHLLNTSPTENIIFSPLSISSTMAMLCLGARGNTEEQIARVLHFDKVAGYDVTPKTPENSTGCDFMQQIQKGTYPNAILQAQARDKVHSSFHALISAINACKEGYILDSASKLFEDKSSRLTKEYKEDCKKYYSSEPQAVDFQECPEEARQRINSWVNTQTDGKIPDLLPKGSVDEQTKMVLVNAIYFKGRWKTPFEKKLNGLYPFHVSSTQTVSVQMMYLRENLNIGYIEGIRTQVLEIPYSGDVSMFVFLPDASSSIELVESEINYENLSKWISTDIIAEDDVEVYLPQFKLEERYELKPILQSMGIEDAFSKGQADFSGMSEQNDLFVSDVFHQALVDVNEEGTVAAGGSGAVLTGRTGHGGPQFVADHPFLFLICDKPTMTISFLGKLSSP; from the exons ATGGAAGATCTTTACGTAGCAAACACCATCTTTGCCCTCAATTTCTTCAAGCATCTGCTGAATACGAGCCCCACCGAGAATATCATCTTCTCGCCACTGAGCATTTCGTCCACCATGGCCATGCTCTGCCTAGGTGCTAGGGGCAACACTGAGGAACAGATAGCCCGG gtgcttcactttgacaaagtTGCTGGCTATGATGTCACCCCCAAAACCCCCGAAAACTCCACTGGCTGTGACTTCATGCAACAGATACAGAAGGGAACTTATCCCAATGCTATTTTACAG GCACAAGCAAGAGACAAAGTCCACTCATCTTTCCATGCGCTCATCTCCGCCATCAACGCGTGCAAAGAAGGTTATATATTGGACAGTGCTAGTAAGCTGTTTGAAGACAAGTCATCAAGACTCACGAAA GAATACAAGGAAGACTGTAAGAAATATTATTCCAGTGAACCGCAGGCGGTAGACTTCCAAGAATGTCCAGAAGAAGCGAGACAAAGGATTAATTCCTGGGTCAATACTCAAACTGATG GCAAAATTCCAGACCTGTTGCCTAAAGGTTCTGTAGATGAACAGACCAAAATGGTTCTGGTGAATGCTATCTACTTCAAAGGAAGGTGGAAAACGCCATTTGAGAAGAAACTAAATGGACTTTATCCTTTCCATGTGAGCTCG ACTCAAACAGTATCTGTGCAGATGATGTATTTGCGGGAGAATCTCAACATTGGATACATAGAGGGTATCCGTACTCAAGTTCTAGAAATCCCATACTCTGGAGATGTCAGCATGTTTGTGTTCCTTCCTGATGCATCCTCTAGTATAGAGTTG GTGGAAAGTGAGATAAATTATGAGAATCTCAGCAAGTGGATCAGCACTGACATCATTGCTGAAGATGACGTGGAAGTGTACCTACCTCAGTTCAAACTAGAAGAGCGTTATGAGCTCAAACCCATTTTGCAAAGCATGGGCATAGAGGATGCCTTCAGCAAAGGCCAGGCCGACTTCTCGGGAATGTCAGAGCAGAACGATCTCTTTGTTTCGGATGTGTTCCATCAAGCCTTGGTGGATGTGAATGAGGAGGGCACCGTAGCAGCTGGTGGCAGCGGGGCTGTTTTGACGGGGAGAACCGGGCATGGGGGCCCACAGTTTGTGGCAGAccatccctttctcttccttatcTGTGATAAACCAACTATGACTATTTCATTTCTTGGCAAACTCTCCTCACCCTAA
- the Serpinb10 gene encoding serpin B10: MDSLATSINRFALEFSKKLAESAEGKNIFFSPWGISTSLAMVYSGTKGATSAQMAQVLQFNRGRDLKSGPESEKKRKMEFNSGKVDGIHSDFQSLIAEILKPGNSYILKTANRVYGEKTYPFLSKYFEDMKTYFGAEPQSVNFMEAPGQIIKEINSWVENQTEGKILDLLPDGSVDALTRMVLVNALYFKGTWEQPFSAQNTTAKPFRVNKTTSKPVQMMFLKEKLPVFHIEQPRATGLQLHYASRDLSLLVLLPEDVEGLGQLEEAITYEKLNEWTSEDMMELYEVQLHLPKFRLEQSYDLKSALSSLGMSDVFSQGKADFSGMSSERNLCLSNVFHKAFVEINEEGTEAAAGTGSEVKFRMKLPSIEYNADHPFIFLIRHNKSKSFIFYGRFSSP, encoded by the exons ATGGACTCCCTAGCAACATCAATAAACCGATTTGCCCTGGAGTTTAGCAAAAAGTTAGCTGAATCTGCTGAagggaaaaacattttcttttctccttgggGCATCTCGACTTCCTTGGCGATGGTATATTCAGGTACCAAAGGAGCCACCTCAGCCCAGATGGCACAG GTGCTTCAGTTTAACAGAGGCAGAGATCTCAAATCTGGTCCTGAaagtgagaagaaaaggaaaatg GAATTCAACTCAGGCAAGGTGGACGGCATACACTCTGACTTCCAGTCGCTTATTGCAGAAATCCTCAAGCCTGGCAACTCCTACATACTTAAAACAGCCAATAGGGTCTATGGAGAGAAGACATACCCATTTCTCAGT AAATACTTTGAAGACATGAAAACGTATTTTGGTGCAGAGCCACAGTCTGTTAATTTCATGGAAGCTCCTGGCCAAATCATAAAGGAGATCAACTCTTGGGTTGAGAATCAAACCGAGG GTAAAATTCTGGATCTTCTGCCTGATGGCTCTGTGGATGCCCTGACCCGGATGGTCCTGGTGAACGCCCTGTACTTCAAAGGAACCTGGGAACAGCCGTTCTCAGCACAGAACACCACAGCAAAGCCTTTCAGGGTAAACAAG acTACAAGCAAACCAGTGCAAATGATGTTTCTGAAGGAGAAACTTCCAGTCTTTCACATTGAGCAGCCGCGAGCCACAGGCCTTCAACTCCACTATGCCAGCCGTGACCTAAGCCTGCTCGTACTCCTGCCTGAAGATGTTGAGGGACTGGGACAG CTGGAAGAGGCCATCACCTATGAGAAGCTGAATGAGTGGACCAGCGAAGACATGATGGAGCTGTATGAAGTGCAGCTGCACCTGCCCAAGTTCAGGCTAGAGCAGAGCTACGACCTCAAGTCTGCCCTGAGCAGCCTGGGGATGAGTGACGTCTTCAGCCAGGGGAAAGCGGATTTCTCAGGGATGTCTTCAGAGAGAAACCTTTGTCTGTCCAATGTGTTCCACAAAGCTTTTGTAGAAATCAACGAAGAAGGCACAGAGGCTGCGGCTGGCACTGGGAGCGAGGTGAAATTCCGAATGAAACTCCCCTCTATTGAGTACAATGCGGATCACCCGTTCATCTTCCTCATCAGGCACAACAAAAGCAAGAGCTTCATCTTCTATGGAAGGTTCTCCTCCCCCTAG